From a single Agrobacterium tumefaciens genomic region:
- the rplB gene encoding 50S ribosomal protein L2, whose protein sequence is MALKSFNPTTPSQRQLVIVDRASLYKGKPVKALTQGLSSKGGRNNQGRITVRFQGGGHKRTYRLVDFKRRKFDVEGTVERLEYDPNRTAFIALVTYTDGEQAYILAPQRLAAGDKVIASDKAVDVKPGNTMPLQYIPVGSIIHNVEMKPGKGGQIARSAGTYVQLVGRDAGMAILRLNSGEQRLVHGSCLASIGAVSNSDHGNINDGKAGRSRWRGKRPHVRGVVMNPVDHPHGGGEGRTSGGRHPVTPWGKPTKGKRTRSNKSTDKFIMRSRHQRKK, encoded by the coding sequence ATGGCATTGAAAAGTTTCAATCCGACCACGCCAAGCCAGCGCCAGCTGGTTATCGTGGACCGCGCTTCGCTCTACAAGGGCAAGCCGGTAAAGGCTCTGACCCAGGGCCTCAGCTCCAAGGGTGGCCGCAACAACCAGGGCCGGATCACCGTCCGGTTCCAGGGTGGCGGTCACAAGCGGACCTACCGTCTGGTGGATTTCAAGCGTCGTAAATTCGACGTTGAAGGCACCGTTGAACGTTTGGAATACGACCCCAACCGCACCGCGTTCATCGCGCTGGTTACGTATACCGACGGCGAACAGGCTTACATTCTCGCGCCACAGCGTCTCGCTGCTGGTGACAAGGTGATCGCCTCCGACAAGGCAGTGGACGTGAAGCCCGGCAACACCATGCCGCTTCAGTACATTCCGGTCGGTTCGATCATCCACAACGTCGAGATGAAGCCGGGTAAAGGCGGTCAGATCGCCCGCTCCGCCGGTACGTATGTCCAGCTCGTCGGCCGCGATGCCGGTATGGCCATCCTGCGTCTCAACTCGGGCGAACAGCGTCTGGTGCATGGCTCGTGCCTCGCATCGATCGGCGCTGTTTCGAACTCGGATCACGGCAACATCAACGACGGCAAGGCTGGTCGTTCGCGTTGGCGTGGCAAGCGTCCGCACGTTCGCGGCGTCGTCATGAACCCGGTCGACCACCCGCACGGTGGTGGTGAAGGTCGCACATCGGGTGGCCGTCACCCGGTTACTCCGTGGGGCAAGCCCACGAAGGGCAAGCGCACCCGTTCGAACAAGTCGACCGACAAGTTCATCATGCGCTCGCGCCATCAGCGTAAGAAGTAA
- a CDS encoding 50S ribosomal protein L23: MTDLRHYDVIVSPSITEKSTLVSEQNQVVFNVAKSASKPEIKAAVEALFGVKVTAVNTLIRKGKTRRFRGFAGKLKDVKKAVVTLAEGQSIDVSTGL; encoded by the coding sequence ATGACGGATCTTCGCCACTACGATGTGATCGTATCTCCTTCGATCACGGAAAAGTCGACGCTGGTCTCCGAACAGAACCAGGTCGTATTCAACGTCGCCAAAAGCGCTTCCAAGCCTGAAATCAAGGCTGCCGTGGAAGCTCTCTTCGGCGTCAAAGTCACGGCTGTGAACACGCTTATCCGCAAGGGTAAGACCCGTCGTTTCCGTGGGTTCGCCGGTAAGCTGAAAGACGTCAAGAAAGCCGTCGTTACGCTCGCCGAAGGTCAATCCATCGACGTGTCCACCGGACTCTAA
- the rpsS gene encoding 30S ribosomal protein S19, giving the protein MARSVWKGPFVDGYLLTKAEKVRESGRNEVIKIWSRRSTILPQFVGLTFGVYNGSKHVPVSVNEDMVGHKFGEFSPTRTYYGHGADKKAKRK; this is encoded by the coding sequence ATGGCTCGTTCAGTATGGAAAGGTCCGTTTGTTGACGGCTATCTTCTCACCAAGGCTGAGAAGGTGCGCGAGAGCGGACGTAATGAAGTAATCAAGATCTGGAGCCGTCGCTCCACGATCCTGCCGCAGTTCGTCGGTCTGACCTTCGGCGTTTATAACGGCAGCAAGCATGTGCCCGTCTCGGTCAACGAAGACATGGTCGGACACAAGTTCGGTGAATTCTCTCCGACCCGTACCTATTACGGTCACGGCGCGGACAAGAAGGCAAAGAGGAAGTAA
- the rpsC gene encoding 30S ribosomal protein S3 yields MGQKINPIGFRLGINRTWDSRWYADTAEYGKLLHEDLKIRAYLIKELKQAGIAKVVIERPHKKCRVTIHSARPGLIIGKKGADIEKLRKKLSEMTNSETHLNIVEVRKPEIDATLVAQSIAQQLERRVAFRRAMKRSVQSAMRLGAEGIKITCGGRLGGAEIARTEWYREGRVPLHTLRADIDYGTAEAETAFGICGIKVWIFKGEILEHDPMASERRGLEGDAQGPASRERGDRPDRRRENA; encoded by the coding sequence ATGGGTCAGAAAATCAATCCAATCGGCTTCCGCCTCGGCATCAACCGTACCTGGGATAGCCGCTGGTACGCTGACACCGCGGAATACGGCAAGCTGCTGCATGAAGACCTGAAGATCCGGGCATACCTGATCAAGGAACTCAAGCAGGCCGGTATCGCCAAGGTGGTCATCGAGCGTCCGCACAAGAAGTGCCGCGTTACGATCCACTCGGCTCGTCCGGGTCTCATCATCGGCAAGAAGGGCGCGGACATCGAGAAGCTTCGCAAGAAGCTTTCCGAGATGACCAACTCCGAAACGCACCTCAACATCGTTGAAGTGCGCAAGCCGGAAATCGACGCAACTCTCGTTGCCCAGTCGATCGCCCAGCAGCTCGAGCGTCGCGTGGCTTTCCGCCGTGCAATGAAGCGCTCGGTTCAGTCTGCCATGCGTCTTGGCGCCGAAGGCATCAAGATCACCTGCGGCGGCCGTCTCGGCGGTGCTGAAATCGCTCGTACCGAATGGTACCGCGAAGGTCGCGTTCCGCTGCACACGCTGCGTGCGGACATCGACTACGGCACAGCTGAAGCTGAAACCGCATTCGGCATTTGCGGCATCAAGGTCTGGATCTTCAAGGGCGAAATCCTTGAGCACGATCCGATGGCTTCTGAGCGTCGCGGTCTCGAAGGCGATGCGCAGGGCCCTGCAAGCCGTGAGCGTGGCGATCGTCCCGATCGTCGTCGCGAAAACGCTTGA
- the rpmC gene encoding 50S ribosomal protein L29, which yields MKADEVRGLSADQLKDKLADLKKEQFNLRFQKATGQLEKSSRINEVRKDIARVKTIARQKAAEAKA from the coding sequence ATGAAAGCCGATGAAGTTCGCGGCCTCAGCGCCGACCAGCTCAAGGACAAGCTCGCCGATCTGAAGAAGGAGCAGTTCAACCTGCGCTTCCAGAAGGCGACCGGCCAGCTGGAGAAGTCCTCGCGCATCAACGAAGTCCGCAAGGACATCGCCCGCGTTAAAACCATTGCCCGCCAGAAGGCGGCAGAAGCCAAGGCCTAA
- the rplP gene encoding 50S ribosomal protein L16 has protein sequence MLQPKRTKYRKQFKGRIKGVAKGGFDLAFGEFGLKSQEPNRVNAREIEAARRAITRYMKRAGRVWIRVFPDVPVTAKPTEVRMGKGKGSVEYWACKVKPGRMMFEIDGVTEEIAREALRLGAAKLSVKTRFVQRIAE, from the coding sequence ATGTTGCAGCCAAAGCGTACTAAGTACCGTAAGCAGTTCAAGGGACGCATCAAGGGCGTCGCCAAGGGCGGCTTTGACCTGGCATTCGGTGAATTCGGCTTGAAGTCGCAGGAACCGAACCGCGTGAATGCACGCGAGATCGAAGCGGCCCGCCGCGCGATCACGCGTTACATGAAGCGCGCAGGTCGTGTGTGGATCCGCGTATTCCCCGACGTTCCGGTAACGGCAAAGCCGACCGAAGTTCGTATGGGTAAGGGCAAGGGTTCGGTCGAATACTGGGCATGCAAGGTCAAGCCCGGTCGTATGATGTTCGAGATCGACGGTGTTACCGAGGAGATCGCCCGTGAGGCGCTTCGTCTCGGCGCTGCCAAGCTCTCGGTCAAGACGCGCTTCGTACAGCGCATCGCAGAGTAA
- the rpsQ gene encoding 30S ribosomal protein S17: MPKRILQGVVVSDKNEKTVVVRVERRFAHPLMQKTVRRSKKYKAHDENNQYKVGDVVSIEECAPISKDKRWTVVAAQA; the protein is encoded by the coding sequence ATGCCGAAACGCATTCTGCAGGGCGTCGTAGTGTCCGACAAGAACGAGAAGACTGTCGTGGTCCGGGTTGAGCGTCGATTCGCTCACCCGCTCATGCAAAAGACCGTTCGTCGTTCGAAGAAGTACAAGGCGCACGACGAAAACAATCAATACAAGGTCGGCGATGTCGTTTCCATCGAGGAATGCGCACCGATCTCCAAGGACAAGCGCTGGACGGTCGTCGCCGCCCAGGCTTAA
- the rplN gene encoding 50S ribosomal protein L14: MIQMQTNLDVADNSGARRVMCIKVLGGSKRKYASVGDIIVVSIKEAIPRGRVKKGDVMKAVVVRTAKDIRRADGSVIRFDNNAAVLIDNKKEPIGTRIFGPVPRELRAKNHMKIISLAPEVL; the protein is encoded by the coding sequence ATGATTCAGATGCAAACAAACCTCGACGTGGCGGATAATTCCGGCGCACGTCGTGTCATGTGCATCAAGGTGCTGGGCGGCTCGAAGCGCAAATATGCTTCTGTTGGCGACATTATTGTCGTTTCCATCAAGGAAGCTATTCCGCGCGGCCGCGTCAAGAAGGGCGATGTGATGAAGGCGGTTGTCGTGCGCACCGCCAAGGACATCCGTCGCGCTGACGGCAGCGTCATCCGTTTCGATAACAACGCAGCCGTTCTTATCGACAACAAGAAAGAGCCCATCGGCACCCGTATCTTCGGACCGGTTCCGCGCGAACTTCGCGCCAAGAACCATATGAAGATCATCTCGCTGGCTCCGGAAGTACTGTAA
- the rplV gene encoding 50S ribosomal protein L22, with product MAKAKTERRLKDNEAQAIARTLRVSPQKLNLVAALIRGKKVDRALAELEFSRKRIAGTVKKTLESAIANAENNHDLDVDALVVAEAYVGKSITMKRFHARGRGRASRIEKPFAHLTIVVREVEEKGEAA from the coding sequence ATGGCGAAGGCTAAGACCGAACGCCGGCTGAAGGACAATGAGGCTCAGGCCATTGCCCGTACGCTCCGCGTCAGCCCCCAGAAACTGAACCTGGTTGCCGCTCTTATCCGTGGCAAGAAGGTTGATCGCGCTCTCGCCGAGCTCGAATTCTCCCGCAAGCGCATTGCAGGCACCGTCAAGAAGACGCTGGAATCTGCAATTGCCAATGCGGAAAACAACCATGACCTCGACGTCGACGCTCTCGTCGTCGCCGAGGCCTATGTTGGCAAGTCCATCACCATGAAGCGTTTCCACGCTCGTGGCCGTGGTCGTGCGTCCCGCATTGAAAAGCCGTTCGCTCACCTCACGATCGTTGTTCGTGAAGTTGAGGAAAAAGGGGAGGCCGCATAA
- the rplX gene encoding 50S ribosomal protein L24 yields MQKIRKGDKVVVLTGKDKGRTGEVIQVLPKEDRAVVRGVNMVKRHQRQTQGQEAGIINKEASLHISNIAIADKDGKPTRVGFSVVEGKKVRVAKRSGEVIDG; encoded by the coding sequence ATGCAGAAAATTCGTAAAGGCGACAAGGTTGTCGTATTGACCGGTAAGGACAAGGGCCGTACCGGCGAAGTAATCCAGGTTTTGCCGAAGGAAGACCGGGCTGTTGTGCGTGGCGTAAACATGGTGAAGCGTCACCAGCGCCAGACCCAGGGCCAGGAAGCCGGCATCATCAACAAGGAAGCATCCTTGCACATCTCCAACATTGCCATCGCCGATAAGGATGGCAAGCCGACCCGCGTTGGCTTTTCTGTTGTAGAAGGCAAGAAGGTCCGCGTGGCCAAGCGTTCGGGAGAAGTGATCGATGGCTGA